The following is a genomic window from Maridesulfovibrio frigidus DSM 17176.
TTCAACGCCCGCGTCTATCCCTTCATTCATAAGCGATTTACAGACTTCTCCAGCAAGACAAGCGGAAAGGCAGATAACTCCCTCGCTGTACTTATTAAGCAGATATTTACTTACACGCGGCTTATAGTGAAACCCTTCCAGATATCCGAGCGATACAAGTTTGATAATGTTCTTGTAGCCCTGCTGATTCTTGGCCAAAAGCACTAAATGGTAGCGATGTCTGTGCTCCTTACTCTTGTGGGCATTTTCATCATCAATGTCGCCGGGAGCCACATATACTTCACAACCAATAATCGGCTTAATCCCCATGTCGAGCGCAGTCATATAAAAGGCCACGGCTCCGAACATGGTTCCGTGATCTGTAATACTAACCGCAGGCATGCCGAGGTCTTTAGCCCTCTGGCATAGGTCTTTAATGCGGATAGCTCCGTCTAGAAGACTGTATTCGGTGTGAACATGTAAATGGACAAATTCTGACATATATAAGTTCCTGATGATATGAGCGTGGAATTAAACTTTAGTACTTAAGAACAATTGATGAGTTAATATTTACATAAACTATGATCCGTCAATAAGTTTGAAATGCACAAAAGTCCAAGCTTAATAGGACGTGAACGAAACTTGTAAAAATAGCAAACGTTGCCAGTGCGTTAAAACGGTCAAACTTTAGTTTACGAACTGAAAATAAAAAAGCTACTATTCGGGGATGACCTCCCCATCATATATATATGATCATTTACCGCTTTTGCTCCTCTTTGCCACTGGATACATTTTGTATCGCGTGATTGCATCAGTTGGACTTCCTGAATATTTTTCGGCTAAGGCCGTCAGGTTCAGTCGCGGCAGGGTAGACTGGTTGCTGCTATCATTGATTTTTGTGTCGGCTGGGATGTCCATGTTTATCCCTAATGCTGTGACAGTGCTGGCAATGATCCCCGTTATCCGCAAACTCGATGGCGAGCTGAAATCCATGACCACGCCACTGACCCTATCTATTATATATGGAGCAAACATAGGCGGCATGGGGTCGTTGATAGGAAGTCCTGCGAATCTGCTTTTGTTAGGGGCGCTAGAACTATTCAATGTAGAGGGCAGAGAACAGATAACCTTTTTCAACTGGTTTATGTGGGCGTTGCCTGTTGTTGTATTGTTTCTATTGCTGGCGTGGATAGTTGTCAGAATGTCTATTCCAGAAGGGAGCAAAAGGATTCCAGCGAAGCTTATTGGTCGACCTGAACGAGTCACCATAAAGCAAAAGCAGGGGATACTCGTCTTCGGGCTTTTTATACTCTTCTGGGTGACAACTTCGATTATCAGGGAGTTAAGCTCTTCCTATGTTCAGATAGAGCCTGCAATAACAATAGCGTTCACAGCGGTGTTTATAATTACGATATTCGGTAAGTTGTCGCTTGGCATTAATGGTACTTCGAGTGAAGGTCCATTAATGGGGTTAAAAAGTTTAGTGGAAGGCTTACCGAAGCGTGGGCTTATGTACCTTGCCGTTCTCGTTGTAGTGATCTCTATAGTAATGCTGTTTAGGATTGATACATACGTTGCAGGCTGGTTCGGCGAAGTGGTAAGTGTACTTCCTATAGTTGAGCAAGGTGGATATTTATTATATCTGATAACGGCAGTTGTCGTGATCCTGCTGACTGAAGTTCTAAGCAACACAGTGGTATCAACGGCCTTCTTTGCGGTGGTAGTTCATACAGCCAGCTTATACGGGGTTAATCCTATGTCGTTAATGATACTAGTTTCGATAGCGTCGACCTGTGCCTTCATGACTCCTATAGCCACACCATGTAATAGCCTTGCCTTCGGGGAGATGCGAAAGGTGTCACTTCGGACTATGCTGACATTAGGCATGGTTTTAAATATATGCGGCGCGGTATTGTTGTCGGTCTGGGTTTGGAAGGTAATACCTTATATATATATGTAGTCGGTGGGTAAAAGAAGTTCTATTCGCTTGGTATTGTAATTATTTTAGATGCTTACTTAAAAATAGAGAAAGGAAAAATGGAATATACTGCGAAATTGAAAGATTACTTGATGAAGGAAGGGGCTGATCT
Proteins encoded in this region:
- a CDS encoding SLC13 family permease, producing MTSPSYIYDHLPLLLLFATGYILYRVIASVGLPEYFSAKAVRFSRGRVDWLLLSLIFVSAGMSMFIPNAVTVLAMIPVIRKLDGELKSMTTPLTLSIIYGANIGGMGSLIGSPANLLLLGALELFNVEGREQITFFNWFMWALPVVVLFLLLAWIVVRMSIPEGSKRIPAKLIGRPERVTIKQKQGILVFGLFILFWVTTSIIRELSSSYVQIEPAITIAFTAVFIITIFGKLSLGINGTSSEGPLMGLKSLVEGLPKRGLMYLAVLVVVISIVMLFRIDTYVAGWFGEVVSVLPIVEQGGYLLYLITAVVVILLTEVLSNTVVSTAFFAVVVHTASLYGVNPMSLMILVSIASTCAFMTPIATPCNSLAFGEMRKVSLRTMLTLGMVLNICGAVLLSVWVWKVIPYIYM